A portion of the Drosophila sechellia strain sech25 chromosome 2R, ASM438219v1, whole genome shotgun sequence genome contains these proteins:
- the LOC6615550 gene encoding charged multivesicular body protein 6-A codes for MGAFFGKTSKKTAPSRITDQDKAVLQLKQQRDRLKQYQKRIETQLENDRLLARKCLQQGRKDRAKLLLRKKKYQESLLTNADKQLENLEKLAADIEFAQVEMKVLDGLKAGNAALKKVHEMLDIDEVERIMDETREGIEKQQEIDAILTDVLTTQDEEDVLAELDALEAEEEQQKGVQLPDVPTEDLPIPAEIESVEEPEKTKATSSKPKKVLVEA; via the exons ATGGGGGCCTTTTTTGGAAAAACCAGCAAAAAGACGGCTCCTAGTCGGATCACCGACCAGGACAAGGCGGTGCTG CAATTGAAGCAACAGAGGGATCGTCTGAAGCAGTACCAAAAACGCATCGAAACGCAGTTGGAGAATGATCGCCTCCTGGCCAGGAAGTGCCTACAGCAAGGTCGCAAGGA CCGGGccaagctgctgctgcgcaaGAAGAAGTACCAGGAGAGCCTGCTGACCAATGCCGACAAACAGCTGGAAAACCTGGAGAAGCTGGCGGCGGACATTGAGTTCGCCCAGGTCGAGATGAAGGTGCTGGACGGCCTCAAGGCGGGCAATGCTGCCCTGAAGAAGGTGCACGAAATGCTGGACATCGACGAAGTGGAGCGAATCATGGATGAGACCCGCGAGGGCATCGAAAAGCAGCAGGAAATAGACGCCATACTGACGGATGTGCTGACCACGCAGGACGAGGAGGATGTCTTGGCCGAGCTGGATGCCCTGGAGGCGGAGGAAGAGCAGCAGAAGGGTGTACAGCTGCCGGATGTGCCCACCGAAGATCTGCCCATTCCCGCCGAGATCGAGTCCGTCGAGGAACCGGAAAAGACCAAAGCAACCAGCAGCAAACCCAAGAAAGTCCTGGTGGAGGCATAG
- the LOC6615544 gene encoding 40S ribosomal protein S16, which translates to MQQKRREPVQAVQVFGRKKTATAVAYCKRGNGLLKVNGRPLEQIEPKVLQYKLQEPLLLLGKEKFAGVDIRVRVSGGGHVAQIYAIRQAISKALVAFYQKYVDEASKKEIKDILVQYDRTLLVGDPRRCEPKKFGGPGARARYQKSYR; encoded by the exons ATGCAGCAGAAG CGCAGAGAACCCGTGCAGGCTGTCCAGGTCTTCGGACGCAAG AAAACCGCCACCGCCGTCGCTTACTGCAAGCGTGGCAACGGCCTCCTGAAGGTGAACGGTCGTCCTCTGGAGCAGATTGAACCCAAGGTCCTGCAATACAAACTGCAGGAGCCCCTTCTGTTGCTCGGCAAG GAGAAATTCGCCGGCGTCGACATCCGCGTGCGCGTTAGCGGTGGTGGTCATGTAGCCCAGATCTACGCCATCCGCCAGGCCATTTCTAAGGCTCTCGTTGCCTTCTACCAGAAAT ACGTCGATGAGGCCTCCAAGAAGGAGATCAAGGACATTCTGGTGCAGTACGACAGAACCCTGCTGGTCGGCGACCCGCGTCGCTGCGAGCCCAAGAAGTTCGGCGGTCCAGGTGCCCGTGCTCGCTACCAGAAGTCGTACCGTTAA
- the LOC6615543 gene encoding uncharacterized protein LOC6615543: protein MVVCTATMPPEIRQVPAIKKEHSELLENPANSKPCDPDETVEEGDVEEDREEGEIVDEFEVIISSEDDEFKLRARIQQLEENNKDVERMDLLSANLAHQYNYAKPGPRLPSQQQKSSVYILSDVSTQSEDEFEAQRKYRKHKVRRLELGKRHNSLSSDFRRNPFVRRHKRCSPPPPVTTQRRRQDYHHNQPPNRYQRRHQQHYELEDSLASDGELGEYDIACDNDDDELDMQKLRLSRDKLRVALAREEREEFVSHYKNSLRERLQYRVNKSPSPKHSKEYQQEEEELPLPPIQILSDGGEDEPQELNVPQREDPAELKLRLIALKSAILKKHLARKKRDAERAYSPTDMINRVHPVISNDDDIDDLMEISPAASPDRVQSPPRYSTDYAVDTKPVDMDLAETDSDDQQKEIWNSWSNNWNSIDNAGGSWRCFLPNNLPPVSVPIVIDEDDEVDLNTDNRIMRENIVYDDDEVPPPPPPFHIPKIHLEDEDARDAMHLVDQHSNHSYSSELQTVSMENSQTHINPLDQFQPNSSDDEAGALRAILLSNFRANRPPPPPPRTPPPVDCEFKTAPAQVHVPEPIAVPVLAPVPVAAPVPSFVPGPVTQLKEDSTQDNDSDDPEELRLLLLSSIATKKGTNPKSDLRPEILKNALKRFQPSELAIKDERPQDQHSILDESNVLKAEKEIENETAVDAVALETAPINVESLEVSQPRVKLEVQEHKPSFSPTKIIKIVKPNKVINKKTTTKRKLTAIENSGLSMKRPNVLMIKEPSAPLRSQEVIASSTRLITTVDPASIKVNKMIISLAEESPASDDDLELSSCFAYGNTDIASPLSLAMGSFSGSTTRSNTPISEIAETVPNVNVNLRRTLINDYFEKKIDDFLKQARSKAPTTNSPEAATEKTSEKPQVKEKPPKSVTSPKTQPPPKTTPVAVRHLPVASQKEYLRLVERMQMLEQKKVRAAKTAAPVAKSTAPTVDKPTPKNNSSPSTANIVKNSAKEVLGSKKSSPMTNAKATSAVQKPQVKTVTLKSAKTKPMQNHQISKESRLKAFETSFVKIGGSMLVNLDKSLQMVKEAKKSKAIRLRCSQRLKELYAEMQTLRQAVKQEELKLSKIQPEIQASHEIIISLKQKRHKLHAAAMDLGRGLRGDDYRLIDEGKAAITTKSTQLTKEIRLYNSIVNYADLVKLTDAEISQPNAVMPTESKTVQHEESRENFESNSQIKDQSETTETEPAIGKELETGTDPPDDQAQEKTVEVAVTTTAPYTVSIMRELREKSDEHHRESYLSAYHTPMCRNYNSHLDVHATICPFDLMGRCEDADCSYLHLARPDSQNELPKTSPLSITNK, encoded by the exons ATGGTTGTTTGCACAGCCACAATGCCTCCGGAAATACGGCAAGTGCCCGCGATAAAAAAAGAGCACTCGGAGCTGCTGGAAAACCCTGCGAACTCTAAACCTTGTGATCCTGACGAAACAGTAGAGGAGGGAGATGTCGAGGAGGATCGTGAGGAGGGCGAGATTGTAGACGAATTCGAGGTGATCATTTCATCCGAGGATGACGAGTTCAAGTTGCGCGCTCGGAtccagcagctggaggagaacaACAAGGATGTGGAGCGCATGGACCTGCTGTCCGCCAATTTGGCACATCAATACA ATTACGCGAAGCCTGGACCGCGTTTACCGTCTCAGCAGCAAAAGTCTTCCGTTTACATTTTGTCGGATGTGTCGACCCAGTCTGAGGATGAGTTCGAGGCCCAGCGAAAATATCGCAAGCACAAGGTGCGACGCCTGGAGCTGGGAAAAAGGCATAATTCATTGTCCAGTGACTTCCGGCGGAATCCCTTTGTCAGGCGTCATAAGCGCTGTTCGCCACCTCCTCCGGTCACCACACAGCGCCGGCGGCAGGACTATCATCATAATCAGCCACCCAATCGCTACCAGCGTCGACACCAACAACACTATGAGCTTGAAGATTCCCTGGCGAGCGACGGCGAGCTGGGTGAGTACGACATAGCCTGTGACAACGATGACGACGAGTTAGACATGCAAAAGCTTAGACTGAGCAGGGATAAGTTGCGCGTGGCTTTGGCGCGGGAGGAGCGAGAGGAATTCGTGAGTCACTACAAAAACAGCCTGAGAGAGCGACTTCAGTACCGCGTGAACAAATCGCCCAGCCCCAAGCACAGCAAGGAGTACCAACAAGAAGAGGAGGAACTGCCACTTCCGCCAATACAGATATTATCGGATGGCGGCGAGGACGAACCTCAGGAACTGAATGTGCCGCAAAGGGAAGATCCTGCCGAGCTTAAGCTTCGACTGATAGCCCTTAAATCTGCCATACTTAAAAAGCATTTAGCGCGAAAGAAACGGGACGCGGAGCGGGCTTACTCGCCCACTGATATGATCAATCGCGTGCATCCCGTCATTTCCAATGACGACGACATCGATGACTTAATGGAGATCAGCCCAGCCGCATCGCCAGATCGAGTACAAAGTCCGCCGAGATACTCTACTGATTATGCCGTGGACACAAAGCCTGTGGACATGGATCTAGCCGAAACGGACAGCGATGATCAGCAAAAAGAAATCTGGAATTCGTGGTCCAACAACTGGAACTCCATTGATAACGCAGGTGGCAGTTGGCGCTGCTTTTTGCCCAACAATTTGCCGCCTGTGTCGGTTCCCATTGTGATAGACGAAGATGATGAGGTAGATTTAAATACGGATAATCGGATAATGAGAGAGAATATAGTTTACGATGACGACGAAGtaccgccgccaccgccgccctTTCACATTCCAAAAATTCATCTGGAGGACGAGGATGCCAGGGATGCCATGCACCTAGTCGATCAGCATTCTAATCATAGCTATAGCTCGGAGTTGCAGACCGTTTCCATGGAAAACTCGCAGACGCATATAAATCCATTAGACCAATTCCAGCCAAATTCGAGTGACGATGAGGCAGGAGCTTTGCGAGCTATTCTGCTATCCAATTTCCGGGCAAATAGAcccccaccaccacctccaaGAACCCCACCACCTGTTGATTGTGAGTTTAAAACTGCCCCGGCTCAAGTCCACGTTCCAGAACCTATTGCAGTCCCTGTGCTCGCTCCTGTACCTGTTGCCGCTCCAGTGCCTTCTTTCGTACCTGGCCCCGTGACTCAACTCAAGGAAGATTCAACGCAAGACAATGATTCAGATGATCCAGAAGAGCTGCGTTTATTGCTCCTTTCCAGCATAGCGACCAAAAAAGGAACCAACCCAAAGTCCGATTTAAGACCAGAGATACTCAAGAATGCTTTAAAACGTTTCCAGCCCTCGGAACTGGCAATAAAAGATGAACGGCCTCAGGATCAACAttcaattctagatgaaagtAATGTACTGAAAGCAGAAAAGGAGATAGAAAATGAAACTGCAGTTGACGCAGTTGCATTAGAAACTGCGCCCATTAACGTGGAATCTTTGGAGGTGTCTCAACCGCGGGTCAAGCTTGAAGTGCAGGAACATAAACCATCGTTCTCCCCCacaaaaatcataaaaattgtaaaGCCCAACAAAGTGATAAACAAAAAGACAACTACTAAACGGAAATTGACCGCGATTGAAAATTCAGGGTTGAGCATGAAACGGCCGAATGTGTTAATGATTAAGGAACCCAGCGCTCCACTGCGTAGTCAGGAAGTGATCGCATCCAGCACTCGCCTGATCACCACCGTAGATCCAGCCAGCATCAAAGTAAATAAGATGATCATTAGCTTAGCAGAGGAGTCGCCCGCCAGTGATGATGACCTGGAGCTGAGTTCGTGCTTCGCCTATGGAAACACAGACATTGCCAGCCCCTTGAGTTTGGCCATGGGCAGCTTCAGTGGTTCAACCACCAGATCAAATACTCCCATATCCGAGATTGCCGAAACGGTTCCCAATGTCAATGTCAATCTCAGACGTACTTTGATTAACGATTACTTTGAGAAGAAGATCGACGACTTTCTGAAGCAAGCCAGATCCAAAGCTCCCACAACTAACTCACCAGAGGCAGCGACAGAAAAGACGTCTGAGAAACCTCAGGTTAAGGAAAAACCTCCAAAAAGTGTAACTTCTCCCAAGACACAGCCGCCTCCAAAGACAACGCCGGTG GCTGTTCGACATTTACCAGTTGCATCGCAGAAGGAATACCTCCGTTTGGTCGAGCGTATGCAAATGCTGGAACAAAAGAAGGTTCGAGCGGCCAagactgctgctcctgttgcCAAAAGCACGGCGCCTACTGTTGATAAGCCAACGCCGAAGAACAATTCATCGCCAAGCACAGCGAATATTGTAAAAAACTCAGCCAAAGAAGTCCTAGGCAGTAAAAAAAGTTCCCCTATGACAAACGCTAAAGCTACCTCAGCAGTTCAGAAACCACAAGTCAAAACTGTGACTTTAAAAtcggcaaaaacaaaacctaTGCAAAATCACCAGATTTCCAAGGAGAGTCGGCTGAAGGCATTTGAGACTTCTTTTGTTAAGATTGG GGGGAGCATGCTAGTCAATCTAGACAAATCGCTGCAAATGGTGAAAGAAGCCAAGAAGTCAAAGGCAATACGTTTGCGATGCTCACAGCGTCTCAAGGAACTCTATGCCGAAATGCAGACATTAAGACAGGCGGTTAAACAGGAGGAACTTAAGCTGTCGAAGATTCAGCCCGAGATTCAGGCCAGCCATGAGATCATCATATCACTCAAGCAGAAACGACATAAACTTCATGCGGCGGCTATGGACTTGGGCCGTGGATTAAGGGGCGATGACTACAG GTTAATCGACGAGGGAAAGGCTGCCATCACCACAAAATCAACACAGCTTACCAAGGAGATACGCCTGTACAATTCTATAGTAAACTACGCTGACCTTGTGAAACTGACTGATGCGGAGATTAGTCAGCCAAACGCTGTAATGCCAACGGAGTCCAAAACGGTTCAACATGAGGAGTCAAGGGAGAATTTTGAGTCGAATTCTCAGATTAAAGATCAAAGTGAAACGACGGAGACAGAGCCTGCGATTGGAAAAGAACTTGAAACGGGGACTGACCCTCCAGAT GATCAGGCGCAGGAAAAAACTGTGGAAGTCGCCGTCACAACTACAGCCCCCTATACGGTTAGCATAATGCGGGAACTGCGCGAGAAGTCCGACGAGCATCATAGGGAAAGCTATCTAAGTGCCTATCACACGCCCATGTGTAGGAACTACAATAG CCACCTCGATGTCCACGCCACAATCTGCCCGTTTGATCTGATGGGTCGCTGTGAGGATGCGGACTGCTCCTACCTGCATTTAGCCCGCCCCGACTCCCAAAACGAACTGCCAAAGACAAGCCCTCTCTCAATAACTAACAAATAA
- the LOC6615542 gene encoding uncharacterized protein LOC6615542: MAKKMFSNILVVTLLVLSTDVEARPSSTGGEANVDPSEYHGNLSVETVLKVQQCEKDTNTMELCMRCAKVTKSEFVYPMCCGNEDGIKDWCREYVYFGNE; encoded by the exons ATGGCTAAGAAA ATGTTCAGCAATATATTGGTGGTGACTCTACTTGTACTCAGTACGGATGTCGAAGCACGACCCTCCTCCACGGGTGGTGAGGCGAACGTGGATCCCAGCGAATACCACGGCAATCTGTCGGTGGAAACGGTGCTGAAAGTGCAGCAGTGCGAGAAGGACACCAACACGATGGAGCTGTGCATGCGATGCGCCAAGGTGACCAAGTCGGAGTTCGTCTATCCCATGTGCTGCGGCAACGAAGATGGCATCAAGGACTGGTGCAGGGAGTACGTGTACTTCGGCAACGAGTAG
- the LOC6615551 gene encoding cilia- and flagella-associated protein 57, whose product MDEANKEDVKRASLSNSTVTIRPRLIYGLRSDVIGNIHFNLTKEVIYPVEGVLAFHDYVQNKQRFLRLPEDTRPEVISISSHRKLLAVVERHSKNGRYISIYELATLKKRRHLELPSNHRNAEIRQMIFTNDSRSVALITRPPEETLIMLVLDKTSTVIEGRATIPGSHGGAECIAGNPNDCNFMAVGGERTLLLMSKSERGFSISNNLKVKYRVTSMAFLSLDLLMIGTSDDQLILVENGEQKLAQKASDADTVDLMIDQEVFDRDKELQEQRFLPTQAVSLPDRRVLCMTAFPKGFAYIIFNRAFVFERVSKFKFERKTILTVPTNLYAEHMYQILNLAIDHKQETVIVTTSHCQIYVGILIVPETLKTKQLKFEPLGVLIHTGEIIAMSVCAWKPIIMTASRDQTIRIWNYETALVELVRKFQVDVNIVELSLTGQMAAIGFSDQLRITQIFMDDLNIVKTYNFPHCNAVRYSNFGHMMAAAYDNNIAITSVYKLDVLINLKGHNGTVLSVAWSRTDKFLISGGAEGAIYLWDIETGARLQEIVQKGTEYVTISCSTNDPLTIYAGTSIGTIREFQDSTLVREITIPSRTKGSVSDVCLARSDLIMFVADHEGNLFNMQLPFLEAGGGTFTNFRFFDGPVNKLRFSYDGTLLFAISSKGTLAIWAMDNIEGKVPYMDQDLMRSQEVLIPRSQLNDKIEQIANLELRLKQQAEEFQYQLSQNEIFDGQQLQEVHRSYCSALEELKELNNEIEARHTEEMNHITFQINSIREDHRIQLDTLATQYSERMLIEYQKFTNLRENMLELRESYEDKLKNSTGTLQDTVEALENNYKQQLNERKELIRDLMKEMQDKKAEFIEYCREVELENDRNMVSTQTEYENKLTTERNETQMWRGKAGVLQKKFESQSREIDNLLEEVEILKEEHHKSQRNIQKQMRNIEDLQKDIADRDYAINGKEKRIQDLLHKNQELDKYKQVLGHKIAELKAQIEPREFQINDKRKHIIEMEAELEGLNQNNVQLELQLKEMRDKYLSNVAELRTERHRAKASRECLHSICSDIYYVAGEINSAEALKKAVKELFRKHASDDELKRFVTLDAEVRDEFMRQRKQIENVLDRYKSVAEDKSVQKKYDKLFKENVILIEEIEKLNETNKMLRSKVKEDLRRSTKTIHK is encoded by the exons ATGGACGAAGCCAACAAGGAAGATGTGAAGCGAGCCTCTCTGTCCAACAGCACGGTGACGATAAGGCCACGACTCATCTACGGACTGCGGTCGGATGTCATTGGCAACATCCACTTCAACCTGACCAAGGAGGTCATCTATCCGGTGGAGGGAGTCCTAGCGTTCCACGACTACGTCCAAAACAAGCAGAGGTTTCTCAG GCTGCCGGAGGATACGCGACCCGAGGTGATATCCATAAGTTCGCATCGCAAACTGCTGGCGGTGGTGGAAAGGCACTCCAAAAA TGGTCGGTATATATCCATCTATGAGTTGGCCACCCTGAAGAAGAGACGCCACTTGGAGCTGCCGAGCAACCATCGCAATGCTGAGATCCGGCAGATGATCTTCACCAATGACTCCAGATCGGTGGCCCTGATCACCCGCCCGCCGGAGGAAACCCTTATTATGTTGGTGCTGGACAAGACCAGCACAGTGATAGAGGGCAGGGCCACGATCCCAGGATCTCATGGCGGCGCCGAGTGCATCGCTGGCAATCCAAACGATTGCAATTTTATGGCGGTCGGAGGCGAGCGCACGTTGTTGCTGATGAGTAAATCGGAGCGAGGATTTAGTATCAGCAATAATCTGAAGGTGAAATATAGGGTCACCTCGATGGCTTTTCTATCGCTGGACCTGCTGATGATTGGTACATCGGATGATCAGTTGATCCTGGTGGAGAACGGCGAGCAGAAGTTGGCTCAAAAGGCGAGCGATGCGGACACTGTGGACTTGATGATCGATCAAGAGGTGTTCGATCGGGACAAGGAGTTGCAGGAACAGCGTTTCCTGCCGACACAGGCTGTTAGTCTTCCTGACAGGAGAGTCCTCTGCATGACCGCCTTCCCCAAGGGATTTGCCTACATCATCTTCAATCGGGCGTTCGTCTTTGAGCGCGTTTCCAAGTTCAAGTTCGAGAGAAAAACCATCCTTACGGTGCCCACGAATCTGTATGCGGAACATATGTACCAGATTCTTAATCTGGCAATCGACCACAAACAGGAAACGGTGATAGTGACCACATCCCATTGCCAGATTTACGTGGGCATTCTCATTGTTCCCGAGACCCTGAAGACCAAGCAGCTGAAGTTCGAACCGCTGGGAGTTCTCATCCACACTGGAGAAATCATCGCCATGTCTGTGTGCGCCTGGAAACCCATCATCATGACTGCCT CCAGGGATCAGACCATCCGGATCTGGAACTATGAGACCGCCTTGGTGGAGCTGGTTCGCAAATTCCAGGTGGATGTTAACATTGTGGAGCTCAGCTTAACTGGACAGATGGCGGCCATCGGCTTCTCAGATCAGCTGCGTATCACCCAGATCTTCATGGACGATCTAAAC ATTGTCAAGACGTACAACTTTCCGCACTGCAACGCAGTGAGGTATTCCAATTTTGGGCACATGATGGCCGCCGCCTATGACAACAACATAGCCATTACCTCAGTGTACAAGCTGGATGTGCTGATCAATCTGAAAGGCCACAATGGCACTGTGCTTTCCGTGGCTTGGTCGAGGACGGATAAGTTTCTGATCTCGGGCGGAGCAGAGGGTGCCATCTATCTGTGGGACATTGAGACGGGCGCCCGACTGCAGGAGATCGTCCAGAAGGGCACTGAATACGTGACCATCTCTTGCAGCACCAACGATCCGCTGACGATCTATGCGGGAACCAGTATCGGAACTATCCGTGAGTTCCAGGACTCCACGCTGGTGAGGGAGATAACCATTCCATCGAGGACCAAGGGATCCGTATCCGATGTTTGCCTGGCCAGATCGGACCTGATTATGTTCGTGGCTGATCATGAGGGTAACCTTTTCAATATGCAACTGCCGTTCCTGGAGGCCGGAGGAGGAACGTTCACCAACTTTCGGTTCTTTGATGGACCAGTCAACAAACTGCGCTTCTCCTACGATGGCACTCTGCTCTTTGCGATATCCAGCAAGGGAACCCTGGCCATTTGGGCCATGGACAACATCGAGGGCAAGGTGCCCTACATGGATCAGGATCTAATGCGCAGCCAGGAGGTGCTCATACCGCGCAGTCAACTCAACGACAAAATCGAGCAGATTGCCAACCTGGAGTTGCGGTTGAAGCAGCAGGCGGAGGAGTTCCAGTACCAGTTGAGCCAGAACGAAATCTTTGACGGCCAGCAGCTGCAGGAGGTGCACAGGAGCTACTGCTCGGCTCTGGAGGAGCTGAAGGAGTTGAACAACGAGATCGAGGCCAGGCACACGGAGGAGATGAATCACATTACGTTCCAGATCAACTCGATACGGGAGGATCACCGCATCCAGCTGGACACTCTGGCCACTCAGTACTCGGAGAGAATGCTGATAGAGTACCAGAAGTTCACCAATCTGCGCGAGAATATGCTGGAGCTGCGCGAAAGCTACGAGGACAAGCTGAAGAACTCCACGGGCACGCTGCAGGATACGGTGGAGGCCCTGGAGAACAACTATAAGCAGCAGCTGAACGAGCGCAAGGAGCTCATCCGCGACCTGATGAAGGAGATGCAGGACAAGAAGGCCGAGTTTATTGAGTACTGCCGCGAGGTGGAGCTGGAGAATGATCGCAACATGGTCTCCACGCAAACGGAGTACGAAAACAAGTTGACCACTGAGCGAAATGAAACCCAAATGTGGCGAGGCAAGGCGGGAGTCTTGCAGAAGAAGTTCGAGTCGCAGAGCCGAGAGATTGACAATCTCCTAGAGGAAGTTGAGATCCTAAAGGAGGAGCACCACAAGTCGCAGCGCAACATCCAGAAACAGATGCGGAACATCGAGGATCTACAGAAGGACATTGCCGATCGCGACTACGCCATCAACGGCAAGGAAAAACGCATCCAGGACCTGCTACACAAGAACCAGGAGCTGGATAAATACAAGCAGGTGCTGGGCCATAAGATCGCCGAGCTCAAGGCGCAGATTGAGCCGCGTGAGTTTCAGATCAACGACAAGCGCAAGCACATCATCGAAATGGAAGCGGAGCTAGAGGGTCTCAATCAGAACAACGTGCAGTTGGAGCTGCAGTTAAAGGAGATGCGGGATAAATACCTCAGTAATGTGGCCGAACTTCGAACGGAGCGACATCGTGCGAAGGCTTCTCGGGAGTGTCTGCACTCCATCTGCTCGGACATTTACTATGTGGCCGGGGAGATCAACTCGGCAGAGGCTCTCAAGAAGGCGGTAAAGGAACTGTTCCGCAAACACGCCTCCGACGACGAGTTAAAGCGATTTGTCACTCTGGACGCGGAGGTCAGGGACGAGTTTATGCGGCAGCGCAAGCAGATCGAGAATGTTCTGGACCGATACAAGTCGGTGGCCGAGGACAAATCCGTGCAGAAGAAGTACGACAAGCTGTTCAAGGAGAACGTGATCCTGATTGAGGAGATCGAGAAGCTGAACGAGACCAATAAGATGCTGCGCAGCAAGGTGAAGGAGGACCTGCGTCGATCAACAAAGACAATACACAAGTAG